The proteins below are encoded in one region of Sebastes fasciatus isolate fSebFas1 chromosome 16, fSebFas1.pri, whole genome shotgun sequence:
- the hsd20b2 gene encoding hydroxysteroid (20-beta) dehydrogenase 2, with protein sequence MLFSPELCGKMSFTDVLAIVGGFTVVFHLLKLAWRCWCGFRQFVLSELWHVDLRKYGQWAVVTGASSGIGKAYAIELAQRGLDVVLVSRSDDKLQMIAKEIEDQYGRKTRTIQVDFTDGQSIYVAIAEELQGLEIGILVNNVGMTYSDHFAYFLEIPDAEQKIPQIINCNMLSVPQMTRLVLPGMVERGTGLIINISSAVGIRPQPLLSLYSATKIFVTYFSQCLHAEYQSKGIIVQCVAPSMVSTNMTKNIPVNCFVKSASGFAREALNTVGHSSYTSGCLSHALQNIALTILLPDWIRMSPFFIRKLRNLAKASKYDIRECKKTEKLGEKEE encoded by the exons ATGCTGTTCAGTCCCGAGCTCTGTGGTAAAATGTCATTCACTGATGTGCTGGCCATCGTTGGGGGATTTACTGTTGTTTTCCACTTGCTGAAACTGGCCTGGAGATGCTGGTGTGGATTCAGACAGTTTGTTTTGTCTGAGCTTTGGCATGTGGATTTAAGGAAATATGGGCAATGGGCAG TTGTCACTGGTGCCTCATCTGGCATTGGTAAAGCTTATGCCATTGAG CTGGCACAAAGAGGCCTGGATGTTGTTTTGGTAAGCAGATCTGATGATAAGCTTCAAATGATTGCCAAAGAGATAG AGGATCAGTATGGACGAAAGACTCGCACCATCCAAGTGGACTTCACAGACGGCCAAAGTATCTACGTTGCTATAGCTGAAGAACTACAGGGACTGGAGATTGGGATTCTGG TTAACAACGTAGGAATGACCTATTCTGATCATTTTGCCTATTTCCTGGAAATACCAGATGCTGAACAG AAAATCCCTCAGATTATCAACTGCAACATGCTGTCAGTCCCTCAG ATGACCAGACTGGTTCTTCCAGGCATGGTTGAAAG AGGGACAGGGCTGATCATCAATATCTCCTCTGCAGTGGGCATCCGTCCACAGCCTTTGTTGTCCCTTTATTCTGCCACTAAG atttttgtAACATATTTCTCTCAGTGTCTGCATGCAGAATACCAGTCAAAGGGAATTATTGTCCAG TGTGTGGCCCCCTCCATGGTGTCCACCAACATGACGAAAAACATCCCAGTCAACTGCTTTGTGAAGAGTGCTTCCGGGTTCGCCCGTGAGGCCTTGAACACCGTGGGTCATTCCAGCTACACCAGCGGCTGTCTGTCCCACGCACTCCAG AACATTGCTCTCACAATACTCCTGCCGGACTGGATTCGTATGTCACCGTTCTTCATAAGAAAGCTACGAAACCTCGCAAAAGCCAGCAAATATGATATAAGAGAGTGCAAGAAAACGGAGAAGCTTGGTGAAAAGGAGGAGTAG
- the gucy2d gene encoding retinal guanylyl cyclase 1, translating into MASHRDPRFLHNLSYHPRWQHDSIKVKRKGHKRTAAANSCSGYSLFKSLAASSAKPQMPSSPVQRSRSRCGNWLLLPLVIMLSFLPCQSWATTFKVALVGPWTCDLLYSKALPDLAARLATARINKDPYLNKGYWYDYTLINEDCKSSRALARFAELDGYGAAFLGPANPGYCSSAALYAKEWDVGILSWGCLKPNMDTGGMYSTFLRPLPLSSRVLFSVLRFFSWAHVAIISEETDLWEATGQELASSLRALGLPVNPVVTMESDKDGPRRALTKVRQADRVRVVIMCMPSVLIGGQAQYQLLTTALAMSMIDRGYVFIPYDALLYALPYKEAPYYMLGNDTKLRKAYDGVLTITVDSGKRNFYEAFRDGQDSYEIRSSTPPEQVSPFFGTIYNMIYYIAMAAEQARASGGRWVTGEILGDSQGGFEFEGFNQHLKAGKNGEGMQARYVVLDYSGIGNFLYSTHIVDATHTYGGVGSLKYLGRSIHFAGSTPYTDSSCWFSPYFACTGGLDTVTLFFLFLVFIAVVGCGANFFISLKKSGRIGLSFGGGNGGSTKVVLTLDDLVFINTQISKRKINDESILKSQLDMRTPHHSVSGRSYMASSPDSSNVAVFEGDWVWLKKCPGGGVSGVNGSTEFVFVKLRDMRHENLNLFLGLFCDFGILAVVTEHCSRGSLEDLLINEEVRLDWMFKSSLLMDLIRGMKYLHNRDVIHGRLKSRNCVVDGRFVLKVTDYGFNEILISQGIDTEGEKPENLLWTAPELLRNPSLRRRGTFSGDVYSFSIIGQEVISRSAPFCMLDMPPKEIINKLKEPPPLCRPSMSVDEAPMDVIQVMKQAWSEEPEKRPTFEEIFKQFKNITKGKKTNIIDSMLRMLEQYSSNLEDLIRERTEELEVERQKTDKLVAQMLPKSVAQALKTGKPVKPEHFSEVTLYFSDIVGFTTISALSDPIEVVDLLNDLYTLFDAIIGLHDVYKVETIGDAYMVASGVPNRNGNRHAAEMANMSLDILHCIGTFKMRHMPELRVRIRIGLHSGPVVAGVVGLTMPRYCLFGDTVNTASRMESTGLPYRIHVNQRTVALLESLELGYKVQNRGLTELKGKGIEHTYWLVGREDFNKPLPIPPDLTGGSNHGIALEEIPPDRRQKFLDRQKKMG; encoded by the exons ATGGCAAGTCACAGAGACCCTCGCTTTCTGCACAACCTATCCTACCACCCTCGATGGCAGCATGACTCAATAAAAGTGAAGCGAAAAGGACATAAGCGGACAGCGGCTGCAAACAGTTGCAGTGGATATAGTCTGTTTAAATCATTAGCAGCTTCATCAGCAAAACCACAGATGCCATCATCCCCGGTGCAACGCTCCAGGAGCCGGTGTGGGAACTGGCTTCTTCTGCCCTTAGTCATCATGCTCTCATTTCTGCCCTGTCAATCCTGGGCGACCACTTTCAAGGTGGCCCTGGTTGGACCCTGGACATGTGACCTCTTATACTCTAAAGCCCTCCCTGACTTGGCAGCCCGCCTCGCCACCGCCCGCATAAACAAGGACCCCTACCTCAACAAAGGCTACTGGTATGACTACACGCTGATCAATGAGGACTGCAAGTCATCCCGTGCTCTAGCTCGCTTTGCCGAGCTGGATGGTTATGGTGCTGCTTTTCTGGGCCCCGCCAACCCAGGCTACTGCTCCTCAGCTGCTCTATATGCAAAGGAGTGGGATGTTGGGATTCTCTCCTGGGGTTGCCTCAAACCCAACATGGACACAGGAGGGATGTATTCCACCTTCCTGCGGCCGCTGCCACTGTCTTCCCGTGTTCTTTTCTCTGTGTTGCGGTTCTTTTCGTGGGCCCATGTGGCCATAATCTCAGAGGAGACGGATTTGTGGGAAGCCACAGGACAGGAGCTTGCCTCGTCACTGAGGGCCCTCGGCCTGCCTGTCAACCCTGTGGTCACCATGGAGTCCGACAAGGATGGGCCTCGGAGAGCCCTGACAAAAGTTCGGCAAGCAGACAGGGTCAGAG TGGTCATTATGTGCATGCCTTCTGTCCTGATTGGTGGCCAAGCCCAGTACCAGCTCCTGACAACAGCCTTGGCCATGAGTATGATTGACCGTGGCTACGTGTTCATCCCCTACGACGCCCTCCTCTACGCACTACCCTACAAGGAGGCACCCTACTATATGTTAGGCAACGACACCAAGCTGCGGAAAGCCTACGACGGGGTCCTCACCATCACTGTGGACTCTGGAAAACGCAATTTCTATGAGGCCTTCAGAGACGGTCAGGACAGCTATGAGATCCGCAGCAGCACCCCACCAGAGCAG GTTTCTCCATTCTTTGGCACCATCTACAACATGATATACTACATAGCTATGGCTGCAGAGCAGGCCCGCGCCAGTGGAGGCCGCTGGGTAACTGGTGAGATCTTGGGTGACAGCCAGGGCGGCTTTGAATTTGAAGGCTTCAATCAGCACTTGAAGGCCGGCAAGAACGGCGAAGGCATGCAAGCTCGCTACGTAGTGCTGGATTACAGTGGCATTGGCAACTTTCTCTACTCCACTCATATTGTGGATGCCACTCATACGTATGGCGGGGTCGGCAGCTTGAAATACCTCGGCCGTTCGATCCATTTTGCAGGCAGCACGCCCTACACGGACTCAAGCTGCTGGTTTAGCCCTTACTTTGCCTGCACCGGAG GCCTGGACACCGTCactctgttctttcttttccttgtGTTCATTGCAGTCGTTGGATGTGGAGCTAACTTCTTTATTAGTCTCAA GAAAAGTGGCAGGATAGGACTCAGTTTTGGAGGTGGTAATGGCGGATCAACAAAGGTAGTCCTGACTTTGGACGACCTGGTGTTCATCAACACTCAAATCAGCAAACGG aagATCAATGACGAAAGTATCCTGAAAAGCCAGCTCGATATGAGGACGCCTCACCACTCGGTATCCGGTCGCAGCTACATGGCCTCCTCGCCAGACAGCTCCAATGTTGCTGTGTTTGAG GGTGACTGGGTTTGGTTGAAGAAATGCCCCGGTGGAGGGGTATCAGGTGTCAACGGCAGCACTGAGTTTGTCTTTGTCAAG CTCAGAGACATGAGGCACGAGAACCTCAATCTTTTCCTGGGACTGTTCTGTGACTTCGGGATCCTTGCCGTTGTGACCGAGCACTGCTCCAGGGGTAGCTTGGAGGATCTGCTCATCAATGAGGAAGTGCGTCTTGACTGGATGTTCAAGTCTTCCCTGTTAATGGATCTGATTCGG GGAATGAAGTACCTGCATaaccgtgacgtcatccatgGACGACTCAAATCCCGTAATTGTGTGGTAGACGGGCGCTTCGTATTGAAGGTGACAGATTATGGCTTCAACGAAATTTTGATATCCCAAGGCATTGACACTGAAGGGGAAAAGCCAGAGA ATCTGCTTTGGACGGCACCCGAGCTGCTGAGAAACCCcagtctgaggaggaggggCACGTTCAGTGGGGATGTCTACAGCTTCTCCATCATCGGGCAGGAGGTCATCTCTCGCTCTGCACCTTTCTGCATGCTGGACATGCCTCCCAAGG AGATTATCAACAAGCTCAAAGAGCCTCCTCCGTTGTGTCGGCCCTCCATGTCGGTGGATGAGGCCCCGATGGACGTGATACAGGTTATGAAACAGGCTTGGAGTGAAGAGCCAGAGAAGAGGCCGACCTTTGAGGAGATCTTCAAACAg TTCAAGAACATCACCAAGGGAAAGAAGACTAACATCATCGACTCCATGCTGCGTATGTTGGAGCAGTACTCCTCCAACTTGGAGGATCTgatcagagagaggacagaggagctGGAGGTGGAGAGGCAGAAGACAGACAAACTGGTTGCTCAAATGTTGCCCAA GTCTGTGGCCCAGGCGCTGAAGACGGGCAAGCCTGTCAAACCCGAGCATTTCAGCGAGGTCACGTTGTACTTCAGTGACATCGTGGGCTTCACCACCATCTCGGCTCTCAGCGATCCCATCGAGGTGGTAGACTTACTCAACGACCTCTACACACTCTTTGATGCTATCATTGGACTGCATGATGTCTACAAG GTGGAAACTATCGGAGATGCCTACATGGTAGCCTCAGGAGTCCCCAATAGAAACGGCAACCGTCACGCAGCCGAGATGGCCAACATGTCTCTTGACATCCTCCACTGCATCGGGACCTTCAAGATGAGGCACATGCCTGAACTGAGGGTCAGGATCCGTATTGGCCTTCACTCTG GCCCAGTGGTAGCAGGAGTGGTGGGTCTTACGATGCCTCGGTACTGTCTGTTTGGAGACACTGTCAACACAGCGTCTCGAATGGAGTCCACAGGGTTGC CTTACAGAATCCATGTCAACCAAAGGACAGTTGCTCTCCTGGAAAGCTTGGAGCTGGGATACAAAGTGCAAAACAGGGGCCTGACGGAGTTGAag ggaAAAGGGATTGAGCACACATATTGGTTGGTAGGGAGGGAGGACTTCAACAAACCTCTGCCGATTCCTCCAGACCTTACAGG GGGAAGCAATCATGGTATCGCTTTAGAGGAGATACCTCCGGACAGAAGACAAAAGTTCCTGGATCGACAGAAGAAGATGGGCTAg